The following coding sequences are from one Coffea arabica cultivar ET-39 chromosome 11e, Coffea Arabica ET-39 HiFi, whole genome shotgun sequence window:
- the LOC113693594 gene encoding pentatricopeptide repeat-containing protein At3g18110, chloroplastic-like isoform X1 produces MAACAGLPTNATIASAAPLQQQISNSSIKKLPNKPSSPVSVSVSLCSCSSSSRCCTTRSCTTTTTEETCSNQKFSYSRASPSLRWPHLKFPETHHLHHHSSFPQPPSPTTSAVNLVGEIKGGRAESADREEETILLRGNGEEEEEEEALRWPRPTRKAAKKMNKLALKRAKDWRKRVQFLTDRILGLKPEEFVADVLDEKMVQMTPTDFCFVVKWVGQTSWQRALEVYEWLNLRHWYSPNPRMLATVLGVLGKANQEALAVEIFTRAEPGVAATVQVYNAMMGVHARNGQFTSVRQLLDLMRQRGCEPDLVSFNTLINARLKAEPLSPNLAIQLLNEVRSSKIRPDVITYNTLLSACSRDSNLEEAMKVFDDMEVNKCQPDLWTYNAMISVFARCGLPGEAERLFKDLESKGFYPDVVTYNSLLYAFAREGNVPKVDEICREMVKMGFGKDEMTLNTIINMYGKNGQVGLALQLYRDMKTAGRNPDVVTYTVLIDSLGKANKITEAAQVMSEMLNAGVKPTVRTYSALICGYAKAGKRMNAEEMFNCMLRSGIKPDRLAYSVMLDIHLRSNETKKAMMLYREMVDDGFLPDLSLYEVMLRVLGREKKSESIEKLIKDLEELHELSPHIISSILTKGECYDFAAEMLRLAIAKGYSLDNENLLSILSSYSSSGRHLEAIELLNFLKEHPSGSDRFISEALVVIFCKANQMHAALKEYHELREFSFFSGSFTMYDALIKCCVESEHFAEASQIFSDMRFNALEPSWDIYRIMATSYCRLGFPETGHFLVDQAEARGIAVHDISTYIGLIEGYGRLKLLEKAESIVGSLKKQCSVVDRKAWNALIQAYAASGFYEKARAAFNTMMRDGPSPTVETINGLLQALIVDDRLNELYVVIQELQDMGFKISKSSIILMLDAFARAGNIFEVKKIYHGMKAAGYFPTMHLYRVMIELLCGGKQVRDVEAMVSEMQEAGFKPDISIRNSMLKLYTKIEDFKKTVQVFQQIQEAGLEADEDTYSTLILMYCRDHRPEEGLSLVREMMQLGLEPNLDTYKSLIAAFCKQLMLEQAEELFERLRSGGHKLNRSFYHLMMKMYRNSGNHSKAEKLMVVMKESGVEPTIATMHLLMTSYGSSGQPMEAEKVLNDLKLTGLTLGTLPYCSVIEAYLKNGDRDIAIQKLLEMRAEGLEPNHMIWTCFIRAASMCHSTSEAIILLNAIADAGFDLPLRFLRNSSELLVLEMDRYLAELEPLEDNAAFNFVNALDDLLWAFELRATASWIFQLAIKRNIYPHDIFRVADKDWGADFRKLSAGAALVGLTLWLDHMQDASLEGVPESPKSVVLITGASDYNHVSLNSTVKAYLWEMGSPFLPCKTRSGLLVAKAHSLRMWLKDSPFCLDLELKNNSTLPETNSMQLIEGCYIRKGLVPAFKDIKERLGPVRPKMFSRLVLLPDEKRDRVIRADIEGRKKKLIKFGKARAVGRKSVQFKKRKFVRSSKPSNSGM; encoded by the exons ATGGCAGCCTGCGCAGGATTGCCAACTAACGCTACTATTGCTTCAGCAGCACCATTGCAGCAGCAAATCTCCAACTCCTCCATAAAGAAGCTACCCAATAAACCTTCCTCCCCTGTTTCTGTTtctgtttctctttgctcttgCTCTTCCTCTTCTAGGTGTTGTACAACTAGGAGTTGTACCACTACCACCACTGAAGAAACTTGTTCGAACCAGAAATTTAGTTACAGCAGAGCCTCCCCATCCCTCAGATGGCCCCACCTCAAATTCCCAGAAACtcaccacctccaccaccatTCCTCTTTCCCCCAACCGCCCTCTCCCACTACTTCTGCTGTAAATTTGGTAGGGGAGATCAAGGGTGGTAGAGCTGAAAGTGCTGACAGAGAAGAAGAGACAATTTTGTTGAGAGGGAAtggggaggaggaagaggaagaagaggcgttGCGTTGGCCTAGGCCTACTAGGAAAGCAGCTAAGAAAATGAACAAACTGGCGTTAAAGAGGGCTAAAGATTGGCGGAAGAGGGTTCAATTCTTGACTGATAGGATTTTGGGTTTGAAGCCCGAGGAGTTTGTTGCTGACGTGCTTGATGAGAAGATGGTTCAGATGACTCCTACGGATTTTTGTTTTGTCGTCAAGTGGGTCGGGCAGACCAGTTGGCAGAGGGCACTGGAGGTCTATGAATGGCTGAATCTTCGCCATTGGTACTCCCCTAATCCCCGCATGCTTGCCACCGTGCTCGGTGTGCTTGGTAAGGCCAACCAGGAAGCGCTGGCCGTCGAGATTTTCACTCGGGCGGAGCCTGGGGTTGCTGCCACTGTCCAAGTGTATAACGCCATGATGGGTGTTCATGCCCGGAATGGGCAGTTTACTAGTGTTCGGCAGCTGCTTGACTTGATGCGCCAACGGGGCTGTGAGCCAGACCTCGTCAGTTTCAATACTCTGATCAATGCACGTTTGAAAGCTGAGCCTTTGTCGCCAAATTTGGCAATTCAACTCCTGAATGAAGTCAGGAGCTCAAAGATTCGACCTGATGTCATCACTTACAACACTCTTCTCAGTGCTTGTTCACGCGACTCCAATTTGGAGGAGGCCATGAAGGTTTTCGATGACATGGAAGTGAATAAGTGCCAGCCCGATCTTTGGACGTATAATGCCATGATTTCGGTGTTTGCCAGATGTGGACTACCTGGTGAAGCTGAACGGCTCTTCAAGGATTTGGAGTCAAAAGGGTTTTATCCTGATGTGGTCACATATAATTCTCTACTGTATGCATTTGCAAGAGAAGGTAATGTTCCGAAGGTAGACGAAATATGCAGAGAAATGGTTAAGATGGGTTTTGGAAAGGATGAGATGACTTTAAATACTATCATCAACATGTATGGGAAAAATGGTCAGGTTGGCCTCGCGTTGCAACTGTACAGAGACATGAAAACAGCAGGTCGGAATCCTGATGTAGTTACGTATACTGTTCTCATTGACTCGCTTGGAAAAGCAAATAAGATTACAGAGGCTGCACAGGTCATGTCAGAAATGCTTAATGCTGGTGTTAAGCCAACTGTCCGTACTTACAGCGCTTTAATCTGTGGCTATGCAAAAGCTGGGAAGAGAATGAATGCTGAGGAgatgtttaattgcatgcttcGTTCTGGAATCAAGCCTGATAGGTTGGCTTATTCTGTCATGTTGGACATCCATTTAAGGTCTAATGAAACCAAGAAGGCAATGATGTTGTATCGGGAAATGGTTGATGATGGATTCTTGCCAGATCTTTCCCTTTACGAGGTTATGCTCCGAGTCcttggaagagaaaaaaaatctgaaagtATAGAGAAATTAATTAAGGATCTGGAGGAGTTACATGAACTGAGTCCACATATAATTTCCTCTATACTTACAAAGGGTGAGTGTTATGATTTTGCTGCTGAGATGTTGAGATTAGCCATTGCAAAGGGATATAGTTTGGACAATGAGAACTTGTTATCTATCTTGAGTTCTTATAGTTCATCTGGGAGGCACTTAGAGGCAATTGAATTGCTAAATTTTCTAAAAGAACATCCTTCTGGATCTGACAGATTCATATCTGAAGCCCTCGTTGTTATCTTCTGCAAGGCTAATCAAATGCATGCTGCTTTGAAGGAATACCATGAACTCCGTGAATTCAGTTTTTTTTCTGGAAGCTTTACCATGTATGATGCCCTCATCAAGTGCTGTGTGGAGAGTGAACACTTTGCTGAAGCTTCACAAATTTTCTCTGACATGAGATTTAATGCACTGGAGCCTTCTTGGGATATTTATAGAATCATGGCAACTAGTTATTGTAGACTTGGCTTCCCGGAGACTGGTCATTTTTTGGTTGATCAGGCTGAAGCAAGAGGCATTGCTGTTCATGACATATCCACTTATATTGGTCTGATTGAGGGTTATGGTAGGTTGAAGTTATTGGAAAAAGCAGAGAGCATTGTTGGAAGTCTAAAAAAACAATGTAGTGTAGTGGACCGGAAGGCTTGGAATGCATTAATACAAGCTTATGCTGCAAGTGGTTTCTATGAGAAAGCAAGAGCAGCATTCAATACAATGATGAGAGATGGTCCTTCCCCAACAGTAGAAACCATTAATGGCCTTCTGCAAGCATTGATAGTTGATGACAGATTGAACGAGCTTTATGTTGTAATACAGGAGCTGCAAGATATGGGCttcaaaattagtaaaagttctATTATTTTGATGCTTGATGCTTTTGCTCGAGCAGGAAACATATTTGAAGTGAAGAAGATATACCATGGAATGAAAGCTGCAGGATATTTTCCGACCATGCATCTCTACAGGGTTATGATAGAGTTGTTGTGTGGTGGAAAACAGGTAAGAGATGTTGAAGCTATGGTTTCAGAAATGCAGGAAGCGGGATTCAAGCCTGATATATCCATAAGGAATTCAATGCTGAAGTTGTACACAAAGATTGAAGATtttaagaaaacagttcaagtATTCCAGCAAATTCAAGAAGCTGGACTGGAAGCAGATGAGGATACATACAGTACTCTGATACTAATGTACTGTAGGGATCATAGGCCAGAAGAGGGGCTTTCTTTGGTGCGTGAAATGATGCAGTTAGGTCTGGAACCAAATCTGGATACCTACAAAAGCTTGATTGCAGCGTTTTGTAAACAGCTGATGCTGGAACAAGCTGAGGAGCTCTTTGAAAGACTCAGGTCAGGAGGGCATAAACTGAATCGTTCTTTTTATCATTTAATGATGAAGATGTACAGAAACTCTGGAAATCATTCTAAAGCTGAAAAGCTGATGGTTGTGATGAAGGAATCCGGAGTGGAACCAACCATCGCTACAATGCATTTGCTTATGACTTCTTATGGCAGCTCTGGCCAGCCGATGGAAGCTGAAAAAGTTCTTAACGATTTAAAATTAACGGGTTTAACTCTTGGTACACTGCCATATTGTTCCGTCATTGAGGCTTATCTCAAGAATGGAGATCGTGATATTGCCATTCAAAAGCTCCTGGAGATGAGAGCAGAAGGTCTGGAACCAAATCACATGATATGGACTTGCTTTATTCGAGCTGCAAGTATGTGTCACAGTACTTCTGAGGCTATAATACTATTAAATGCCATTGCTGACGCTGGGTTTGATCTCCCACTAAG GTTTCTTAGAAATAGTTCAGAGTTATTGGTATTAGAGATGGATCGCTATCTTGCAGAATTAGAGCCATTGGAAGATAATGCTGCATTTAATTTTGTAAATGCTTTGGACGACCTATTGTGGGCTTTCGAACTTCGGGCCACTGCATCATGGATTTTCCAATTGGCAATCAAGAGAAACATTTATCCGCATGACATATTCAG GGTGGCTGACAAGGACTGGGGGGCTGACTTTAGAAAGTTATCGGCTGGTGCTGCTCTTGTCGGCTTAACATTATGGCTTGACCACATGCAGGA TGCTTCATTGGAGGGTGTCCCAGAATCTCCAAAATCTGTGGTGCTGATAACAGGTGCATCAGATTACAATCATGTCTCACTGAACAGCACAGTGAAGGCATACCTATGGGAAATGGGATCTCCATTTTTGCCTTGTAAAACTCGGAGTGGTCTCCTAGTTGCAAAAGCTCATTCCTTGAGGATGTGGTTGAAGGATTCTCCATTTTGCCTGGACCTCGagttgaaaaacaactcaacccTCCCAGAGACAAACTCTATGCAGCTAATTGAAGGATGTTATATTAGAAAGGGCCTTGTTCCTGCTTTTAAGGACATAAAGGAGAGGCTTGGCCCAGTGAGACCTAAGATGTTTTCACGGCTGGTTTTGCTGCCAGACGAGAAAAGAGATAGGGTAATCCGAGCTGATATAGAAGGGAGGAAGAAAAAGTTGATCAAATTTGGAAAAGCTAGGGCTGTTGGGAGGAAGAGTGTGCAATTCAAGAAAAGGAAGTTTGTAAGGAGTTCTAAGCCATCAAACTCGGGAATGTGA
- the LOC113693594 gene encoding pentatricopeptide repeat-containing protein At3g18110, chloroplastic-like isoform X2 yields the protein MAACAGLPTNATIASAAPLQQQISNSSIKKLPNKPSSPVSVSVSLCSCSSSSRCCTTRSCTTTTTEETCSNQKFSYSRASPSLRWPHLKFPETHHLHHHSSFPQPPSPTTSAVNLVGEIKGGRAESADREEETILLRGNGEEEEEEEALRWPRPTRKAAKKMNKLALKRAKDWRKRVQFLTDRILGLKPEEFVADVLDEKMVQMTPTDFCFVVKWVGQTSWQRALEVYEWLNLRHWYSPNPRMLATVLGVLGKANQEALAVEIFTRAEPGVAATVQVYNAMMGVHARNGQFTSVRQLLDLMRQRGCEPDLVSFNTLINARLKAEPLSPNLAIQLLNEVRSSKIRPDVITYNTLLSACSRDSNLEEAMKVFDDMEVNKCQPDLWTYNAMISVFARCGLPGEAERLFKDLESKGFYPDVVTYNSLLYAFAREGNVPKVDEICREMVKMGFGKDEMTLNTIINMYGKNGQVGLALQLYRDMKTAGRNPDVVTYTVLIDSLGKANKITEAAQVMSEMLNAGVKPTVRTYSALICGYAKAGKRMNAEEMFNCMLRSGIKPDRLAYSVMLDIHLRSNETKKAMMLYREMVDDGFLPDLSLYEVMLRVLGREKKSESIEKLIKDLEELHELSPHIISSILTKGECYDFAAEMLRLAIAKGYSLDNENLLSILSSYSSSGRHLEAIELLNFLKEHPSGSDRFISEALVVIFCKANQMHAALKEYHELREFSFFSGSFTMYDALIKCCVESEHFAEASQIFSDMRFNALEPSWDIYRIMATSYCRLGFPETGHFLVDQAEARGIAVHDISTYIGLIEGYGRLKLLEKAESIVGSLKKQCSVVDRKAWNALIQAYAASGFYEKARAAFNTMMRDGPSPTVETINGLLQALIVDDRLNELYVVIQELQDMGFKISKSSIILMLDAFARAGNIFEVKKIYHGMKAAGYFPTMHLYRVMIELLCGGKQVRDVEAMVSEMQEAGFKPDISIRNSMLKLYTKIEDFKKTVQVFQQIQEAGLEADEDTYSTLILMYCRDHRPEEGLSLVREMMQLGLEPNLDTYKSLIAAFCKQLMLEQAEELFERLRSGGHKLNRSFYHLMMKMYRNSGNHSKAEKLMVVMKESGVEPTIATMHLLMTSYGSSGQPMEAEKVLNDLKLTGLTLGTLPYCSVIEAYLKNGDRDIAIQKLLEMRAEGLEPNHMIWTCFIRAASMCHSTSEAIILLNAIADAGFDLPLRIRAIGR from the exons ATGGCAGCCTGCGCAGGATTGCCAACTAACGCTACTATTGCTTCAGCAGCACCATTGCAGCAGCAAATCTCCAACTCCTCCATAAAGAAGCTACCCAATAAACCTTCCTCCCCTGTTTCTGTTtctgtttctctttgctcttgCTCTTCCTCTTCTAGGTGTTGTACAACTAGGAGTTGTACCACTACCACCACTGAAGAAACTTGTTCGAACCAGAAATTTAGTTACAGCAGAGCCTCCCCATCCCTCAGATGGCCCCACCTCAAATTCCCAGAAACtcaccacctccaccaccatTCCTCTTTCCCCCAACCGCCCTCTCCCACTACTTCTGCTGTAAATTTGGTAGGGGAGATCAAGGGTGGTAGAGCTGAAAGTGCTGACAGAGAAGAAGAGACAATTTTGTTGAGAGGGAAtggggaggaggaagaggaagaagaggcgttGCGTTGGCCTAGGCCTACTAGGAAAGCAGCTAAGAAAATGAACAAACTGGCGTTAAAGAGGGCTAAAGATTGGCGGAAGAGGGTTCAATTCTTGACTGATAGGATTTTGGGTTTGAAGCCCGAGGAGTTTGTTGCTGACGTGCTTGATGAGAAGATGGTTCAGATGACTCCTACGGATTTTTGTTTTGTCGTCAAGTGGGTCGGGCAGACCAGTTGGCAGAGGGCACTGGAGGTCTATGAATGGCTGAATCTTCGCCATTGGTACTCCCCTAATCCCCGCATGCTTGCCACCGTGCTCGGTGTGCTTGGTAAGGCCAACCAGGAAGCGCTGGCCGTCGAGATTTTCACTCGGGCGGAGCCTGGGGTTGCTGCCACTGTCCAAGTGTATAACGCCATGATGGGTGTTCATGCCCGGAATGGGCAGTTTACTAGTGTTCGGCAGCTGCTTGACTTGATGCGCCAACGGGGCTGTGAGCCAGACCTCGTCAGTTTCAATACTCTGATCAATGCACGTTTGAAAGCTGAGCCTTTGTCGCCAAATTTGGCAATTCAACTCCTGAATGAAGTCAGGAGCTCAAAGATTCGACCTGATGTCATCACTTACAACACTCTTCTCAGTGCTTGTTCACGCGACTCCAATTTGGAGGAGGCCATGAAGGTTTTCGATGACATGGAAGTGAATAAGTGCCAGCCCGATCTTTGGACGTATAATGCCATGATTTCGGTGTTTGCCAGATGTGGACTACCTGGTGAAGCTGAACGGCTCTTCAAGGATTTGGAGTCAAAAGGGTTTTATCCTGATGTGGTCACATATAATTCTCTACTGTATGCATTTGCAAGAGAAGGTAATGTTCCGAAGGTAGACGAAATATGCAGAGAAATGGTTAAGATGGGTTTTGGAAAGGATGAGATGACTTTAAATACTATCATCAACATGTATGGGAAAAATGGTCAGGTTGGCCTCGCGTTGCAACTGTACAGAGACATGAAAACAGCAGGTCGGAATCCTGATGTAGTTACGTATACTGTTCTCATTGACTCGCTTGGAAAAGCAAATAAGATTACAGAGGCTGCACAGGTCATGTCAGAAATGCTTAATGCTGGTGTTAAGCCAACTGTCCGTACTTACAGCGCTTTAATCTGTGGCTATGCAAAAGCTGGGAAGAGAATGAATGCTGAGGAgatgtttaattgcatgcttcGTTCTGGAATCAAGCCTGATAGGTTGGCTTATTCTGTCATGTTGGACATCCATTTAAGGTCTAATGAAACCAAGAAGGCAATGATGTTGTATCGGGAAATGGTTGATGATGGATTCTTGCCAGATCTTTCCCTTTACGAGGTTATGCTCCGAGTCcttggaagagaaaaaaaatctgaaagtATAGAGAAATTAATTAAGGATCTGGAGGAGTTACATGAACTGAGTCCACATATAATTTCCTCTATACTTACAAAGGGTGAGTGTTATGATTTTGCTGCTGAGATGTTGAGATTAGCCATTGCAAAGGGATATAGTTTGGACAATGAGAACTTGTTATCTATCTTGAGTTCTTATAGTTCATCTGGGAGGCACTTAGAGGCAATTGAATTGCTAAATTTTCTAAAAGAACATCCTTCTGGATCTGACAGATTCATATCTGAAGCCCTCGTTGTTATCTTCTGCAAGGCTAATCAAATGCATGCTGCTTTGAAGGAATACCATGAACTCCGTGAATTCAGTTTTTTTTCTGGAAGCTTTACCATGTATGATGCCCTCATCAAGTGCTGTGTGGAGAGTGAACACTTTGCTGAAGCTTCACAAATTTTCTCTGACATGAGATTTAATGCACTGGAGCCTTCTTGGGATATTTATAGAATCATGGCAACTAGTTATTGTAGACTTGGCTTCCCGGAGACTGGTCATTTTTTGGTTGATCAGGCTGAAGCAAGAGGCATTGCTGTTCATGACATATCCACTTATATTGGTCTGATTGAGGGTTATGGTAGGTTGAAGTTATTGGAAAAAGCAGAGAGCATTGTTGGAAGTCTAAAAAAACAATGTAGTGTAGTGGACCGGAAGGCTTGGAATGCATTAATACAAGCTTATGCTGCAAGTGGTTTCTATGAGAAAGCAAGAGCAGCATTCAATACAATGATGAGAGATGGTCCTTCCCCAACAGTAGAAACCATTAATGGCCTTCTGCAAGCATTGATAGTTGATGACAGATTGAACGAGCTTTATGTTGTAATACAGGAGCTGCAAGATATGGGCttcaaaattagtaaaagttctATTATTTTGATGCTTGATGCTTTTGCTCGAGCAGGAAACATATTTGAAGTGAAGAAGATATACCATGGAATGAAAGCTGCAGGATATTTTCCGACCATGCATCTCTACAGGGTTATGATAGAGTTGTTGTGTGGTGGAAAACAGGTAAGAGATGTTGAAGCTATGGTTTCAGAAATGCAGGAAGCGGGATTCAAGCCTGATATATCCATAAGGAATTCAATGCTGAAGTTGTACACAAAGATTGAAGATtttaagaaaacagttcaagtATTCCAGCAAATTCAAGAAGCTGGACTGGAAGCAGATGAGGATACATACAGTACTCTGATACTAATGTACTGTAGGGATCATAGGCCAGAAGAGGGGCTTTCTTTGGTGCGTGAAATGATGCAGTTAGGTCTGGAACCAAATCTGGATACCTACAAAAGCTTGATTGCAGCGTTTTGTAAACAGCTGATGCTGGAACAAGCTGAGGAGCTCTTTGAAAGACTCAGGTCAGGAGGGCATAAACTGAATCGTTCTTTTTATCATTTAATGATGAAGATGTACAGAAACTCTGGAAATCATTCTAAAGCTGAAAAGCTGATGGTTGTGATGAAGGAATCCGGAGTGGAACCAACCATCGCTACAATGCATTTGCTTATGACTTCTTATGGCAGCTCTGGCCAGCCGATGGAAGCTGAAAAAGTTCTTAACGATTTAAAATTAACGGGTTTAACTCTTGGTACACTGCCATATTGTTCCGTCATTGAGGCTTATCTCAAGAATGGAGATCGTGATATTGCCATTCAAAAGCTCCTGGAGATGAGAGCAGAAGGTCTGGAACCAAATCACATGATATGGACTTGCTTTATTCGAGCTGCAAGTATGTGTCACAGTACTTCTGAGGCTATAATACTATTAAATGCCATTGCTGACGCTGGGTTTGATCTCCCACTAAG AATTAGAGCCATTGGAAGATAA